One part of the Glycine soja cultivar W05 chromosome 11, ASM419377v2, whole genome shotgun sequence genome encodes these proteins:
- the LOC114377494 gene encoding AAA-ATPase At3g50940-like isoform X2 produces MFSTRDMPSPSSIFSAYASMTASIMLLRSMANELVPQPIRGYLYNTFGYLIRPRSQTLTLIIEESTGIARNQVYDSAEAYLSTRVSPENERLKISKSAKEKKLTVRLEKGEKVVDCFNGACFKWRFICAESEKNNPNDHSNNSISVRSEKRSFELSFPKKYKEMVLDSYLPFILDKAREMKDEERVLKMHTLNTSYCYSGVKWDSINLEHPSTFETLAMEPELKNAVIEDLDRFVKRKEFYKRVGRAWKRGYLLYGPPGTGKSSLIAAMANYLKFDVFDLELGSIVRDSDLRKLLLATANRSILVIEDIDCSVDLPERRHGDHGRKQADVQLTLSGLLNFIDGLWSSCGDERIIIFTTNHKERLDPALLRPGRMDMHIHMSYCSYQGFKILASNYLETSSDHPLFGEVEGLIEDIQITPAQVAEELMKNEDPEATLEGFVKLLKRKKMEGDVCENSTPDKAEPTRQQSKRRKVGCKQKRGKSNSGVHVTQIRTRRMRGCSL; encoded by the exons ATGTTTTCCACAAGAGACATGCCTTCCCCATCCTCAATTTTCTCAGCCTACGCCTCCATGACAGCTTCCATCATGCTTCTGCGTTCCATGGCCAACGAACTCGTTCCCCAACCCATTCGCGGCTACCTTTACAACACGTTCGGTTACCTCATAAGGCCTCGTTCCCAAACCCTCACCCTCATCATCGAAGAGTCCACCGGCATAGCCCGTAACCAAGTCTACGACTCCGCGGAGGCCTACCTCTCCACACGTGTCAGCCCCGAAAACGAGAGACTCAAGATCAGCAAGAGCGCAAAAGAGAAGAAACTAACCGTTCGGTTGGAGAAGGGCGAGAAGGTAGTCGACTGCTTCAACGGCGCGTGCTTCAAATGGAGATTCATCTGCGCTGAGTCCGAGAAGAACAACCCCAACGATCATAGCAACAACAGCATCTCCGTACGGTCCGAAAAACGGTCTTTTGAGCTGAGCTTCCCGAAGAAGTACAAGGAAATGGTTTTGGACTCTtacctgcccttcattctcgacAAGGCCAGGGAGATGAAGGACGAGGAAAGGGTCTTAAAGATGCACACTCTCAACACCTCCTACTGTTACAGTGGAGTCAAATGGGACTCCATTAATCTGGAGCATCCCTCAACTTTTGAGACGCTGGCGATGGAGCCGGAGCTGAAGAATGCGGTGATAGAGGACTTGGATAGGTTCGTGAAGAGGAAGGAGTTTTATAAGAGGGTTGGGAGGGCGTGGAAACGTGGCTACTTGCTGTATGGGCCTCCTGGTACTGGAAAATCTAGCTTGATCGCTGCTATGGCGAATTACTTGAAGTTTGACGTCTTTGACCTCGAACTTGGGAGCATAGTGAGAGATTCTGACCTCAGGAAGCTGCTTCTGGCGACTGCGAATAGGTCCATTTTGGTCATTGAAGACATTGATTGCAGTGTGGATCTGCCAGAGCGTCGGCATGGGGATCATGGACGTAAACAAGCTGACGTGCAG TTGACCTTGTCTGGATTACTGAACTTCATAGATGGGCTATGGTCTAGTTGTGGAGACGAGAGAATCATCATATTCACCACCAACCACAAGGAGAGGCTAGACCCAGCACTGTTGAGGCCAGGAAGAATGGACATGCACATTCACATGTCCTATTGCTCCTACCAAGGCTTCAAGATTTTGGCCTCAAACTACTTAGAAACTTCCTCTGACCACCCCCTCTTTGGAGAGGTAGAGGGGCTAATAGAGGACATACAGATAACCCCTGCGCAAGTGGCAGAGGAACTGATGAAGAACGAAGACCCTGAGGCCACACTTGAAGGATTCGTGAAGCTACTTAAGAGGAAGAAGATGGAAGGTGATGTGTGTGAAAACTCTACTCCTGATAAAGCAGAACCTACTCGTCAGCAATCTAAAAGGCGCAAGGTTGGTTGCAAGCAAAAACGAGGCAAGAGTAATAGTGGTGTACATGTCACCCAAATAAGGACAAGAAGAATGAGAGGGTGTAGTTTGTAA
- the LOC114377494 gene encoding AAA-ATPase At5g17760-like isoform X1 translates to MFSTRDMPSPSSIFSAYASMTASIMLLRSMANELVPQPIRGYLYNTFGYLIRPRSQTLTLIIEESTGIARNQVYDSAEAYLSTRVSPENERLKISKSAKEKKLTVRLEKGEKVVDCFNGACFKWRFICAESEKNNPNDHSNNSISVRSEKRSFELSFPKKYKEMVLDSYLPFILDKAREMKDEERVLKMHTLNTSYCYSGVKWDSINLEHPSTFETLAMEPELKNAVIEDLDRFVKRKEFYKRVGRAWKRGYLLYGPPGTGKSSLIAAMANYLKFDVFDLELGSIVRDSDLRKLLLATANRSILVIEDIDCSVDLPERRHGDHGRKQADVQAHRASDGRMQLTLSGLLNFIDGLWSSCGDERIIIFTTNHKERLDPALLRPGRMDMHIHMSYCSYQGFKILASNYLETSSDHPLFGEVEGLIEDIQITPAQVAEELMKNEDPEATLEGFVKLLKRKKMEGDVCENSTPDKAEPTRQQSKRRKVGCKQKRGKSNSGVHVTQIRTRRMRGCSL, encoded by the exons ATGTTTTCCACAAGAGACATGCCTTCCCCATCCTCAATTTTCTCAGCCTACGCCTCCATGACAGCTTCCATCATGCTTCTGCGTTCCATGGCCAACGAACTCGTTCCCCAACCCATTCGCGGCTACCTTTACAACACGTTCGGTTACCTCATAAGGCCTCGTTCCCAAACCCTCACCCTCATCATCGAAGAGTCCACCGGCATAGCCCGTAACCAAGTCTACGACTCCGCGGAGGCCTACCTCTCCACACGTGTCAGCCCCGAAAACGAGAGACTCAAGATCAGCAAGAGCGCAAAAGAGAAGAAACTAACCGTTCGGTTGGAGAAGGGCGAGAAGGTAGTCGACTGCTTCAACGGCGCGTGCTTCAAATGGAGATTCATCTGCGCTGAGTCCGAGAAGAACAACCCCAACGATCATAGCAACAACAGCATCTCCGTACGGTCCGAAAAACGGTCTTTTGAGCTGAGCTTCCCGAAGAAGTACAAGGAAATGGTTTTGGACTCTtacctgcccttcattctcgacAAGGCCAGGGAGATGAAGGACGAGGAAAGGGTCTTAAAGATGCACACTCTCAACACCTCCTACTGTTACAGTGGAGTCAAATGGGACTCCATTAATCTGGAGCATCCCTCAACTTTTGAGACGCTGGCGATGGAGCCGGAGCTGAAGAATGCGGTGATAGAGGACTTGGATAGGTTCGTGAAGAGGAAGGAGTTTTATAAGAGGGTTGGGAGGGCGTGGAAACGTGGCTACTTGCTGTATGGGCCTCCTGGTACTGGAAAATCTAGCTTGATCGCTGCTATGGCGAATTACTTGAAGTTTGACGTCTTTGACCTCGAACTTGGGAGCATAGTGAGAGATTCTGACCTCAGGAAGCTGCTTCTGGCGACTGCGAATAGGTCCATTTTGGTCATTGAAGACATTGATTGCAGTGTGGATCTGCCAGAGCGTCGGCATGGGGATCATGGACGTAAACAAGCTGACGTGCAG GCTCACCGTGCATCTGATGGACGGATGCAGTTGACCTTGTCTGGATTACTGAACTTCATAGATGGGCTATGGTCTAGTTGTGGAGACGAGAGAATCATCATATTCACCACCAACCACAAGGAGAGGCTAGACCCAGCACTGTTGAGGCCAGGAAGAATGGACATGCACATTCACATGTCCTATTGCTCCTACCAAGGCTTCAAGATTTTGGCCTCAAACTACTTAGAAACTTCCTCTGACCACCCCCTCTTTGGAGAGGTAGAGGGGCTAATAGAGGACATACAGATAACCCCTGCGCAAGTGGCAGAGGAACTGATGAAGAACGAAGACCCTGAGGCCACACTTGAAGGATTCGTGAAGCTACTTAAGAGGAAGAAGATGGAAGGTGATGTGTGTGAAAACTCTACTCCTGATAAAGCAGAACCTACTCGTCAGCAATCTAAAAGGCGCAAGGTTGGTTGCAAGCAAAAACGAGGCAAGAGTAATAGTGGTGTACATGTCACCCAAATAAGGACAAGAAGAATGAGAGGGTGTAGTTTGTAA
- the LOC114376628 gene encoding AAA-ATPase At3g50940-like, with amino-acid sequence MRTSLGSFSSPFTSFRSASSWFEVYAAFSTFMMLLRTAINDLIPHQVRTFIVTKIKALFSDRQNINQVSLQINEIWDGQINQLFQAAQEYLPAQISHSYKSLKVGKLPKHKNIAVAVDGTQEVVDLFQGIKLSWKLVEKSPKSDSDHRDHHPKSSGVGYERKSFTLSFDEKHRDVVMNKYINHVLSTYQDMQTEQKTIKIHSIGGRCWQKSDLTHPASFDSLALEPEQKQAIIDDLNRFLRRKELYKKVGKPWKRGYLLYGPPGTGKSSLIAAIANYLKFDVYDLELSSMFSNSELMRVMRETTNRSIIVIEDIDCNKEVHARPTTKPFSDSDSDFDRKRVKVKPYRFTLSGLLNNMDGLWSSGGEERIIIFTTNHRERIDPALLRPGRMDMHIHLSFLKGKAFRVLASNYLGIEDHSLFEEIDGLLEKLEVTPAVVAEQLMRNEDPEVALEGLVEFLKEKDKESLLRFMNETAD; translated from the exons ATGAGAACTTCTTTGGGGAGTTTTTCTTCACCCTTCACAAGCTTCCGTTCCGCCTCATCATGGTTCGAGGTGTACGCCGCTTTCTCCACATTCATGATGCTTCTGAGAACCGCGATCAACGATCTCATACCCCACCAAGTTCGCACCTTCATAGTCACAAAGATAAAGGCTTTGTTCTCAGATCGCCAAAATATTAACCAGGTCTCACTCCAGATCAACGAGATTTGGGATGGCCAAATCAACCAGCTCTTCCAAGCCGCCCAAGAGTATCTCCCTGCTCAAATATCCCACTCTTACAAGTCCCTCAAAGTTGGAAAGCTCCCAAAGCACAAGAACATTGCGGTGGCAGTGGATGGAACACAAGAGGTCGTGGATCTTTTCCAAGGCATCAAGCTCAGCTGGAAGCTCGTTGAGAAAAGCCCCAAAAGCGATTCTGATCACCGCGATCATCATCCTAAGTCTAGCGGTGTTGGTTACGAGAGGAAGTCATTTACTCTAAGCTTTGATGAGAAGCATAGAGATGTAGTAATGAACAAGTACATTAACCACGTTCTAAGCACTTACCAGGACATGCAGACAGAGCAGAAAACCATCAAGATCCATTCCATTGGTGGAAGGTGTTGGCAGAAGAGTGACTTAACTCATCCAGCTTCCTTTGACTCGCTTGCATTGGAACCTGAGCAGAAACAAGCCATTATTGATGATTTGAATCGGTTTTTGCGACGGAAGGAGCTTTACAAGAAGGTGGGGAAGCCTTGGAAACGTGGCTACCTCCTTTATGGGCCTCCCGGGACAGGAAAATCTAGCCTTATTGCTGCTATAGCCAACTACTTGAAGTTTGATGTGTATGATTTGGAGCTAAGCTCTATGTTTTCTAACTCGGAACTCATGCGAGTCATGAGGGAAACAACCAACCGCTCCATCATCGTCATCGAAGACATAGACTGCAACAAAGAGGTGCATGCTCGACCAACAACGAAACCTTTttcagattcagattcagaCTTCGACCGCAAGCGTGTTAag GTTAAGCCTTACAGGTTTACTCTGTCGGGTCTGCTTAACAACATGGATGGTTTGTGGTCAAGTGGTGGAGAGGAGCGAATTATAATATTCACTACTAACCACAGAGAGAGAATTGACCCTGCATTGCTGCGCCCTGGTCGTATGGACATGCACATTCACTTGTCCTTCCTCAAAGGCAAGGCCTTTCGAGTCTTGGCTTCCAATTATTTAGGAATTGAAGATCATTcactttttgaagaaattgatgGACTATTGGAGAAATTAGAAGTCACCCCTGCAGTAGTAGCAGAGCAACTGATGAGAAATGAGGATCCTGAAGTTGCTTTGGAAGGACTTGTTGAATTTCTCAAAGAAAAGGACAAAGAAAGCCTACTTAGATTTATGAATGAGACTGCAGACTAA
- the LOC114375468 gene encoding AAA-ATPase At2g18193-like, with amino-acid sequence YTMGFYTQNLFSSFTSASSWFEVYAAFSTFTMLLRTAFIQLIPQQFRSFIVSKLESFFSKYQANSEIRLKINKFWDKNSGDRNELFDAAQEYLPTRIIHTYKSLKVGKLQGEKHIELAVYGSEDVVDEFEGTKFTWKLDEEGSKQDSNNHNKKYSFELTFNEKHREKALDLYIPHVIKTYEVMKAERRIVRIYSWLDDDWNDSELSHPATFDSLALSPELKKDIIDDLERFLRRKEHYKKVGKPWKRGYLLYGPPGTGKSSLIAAMANYLKFDVYDLELTSVYSNSDLMQSMKEASNRSIVVIEDIDCNEELHARSIGLSDDQDSDADNEAAKVKTSRFSLSGLLNYMDGLWSSGGEERIIIFTTNHKEKIDPALLRPGRMDMYIHLSYLKGKAFRVLASNYLDIEGDHPLFEEIDELLEKLQVTPAVVAEQLMRNEDPDDALEALVTFLKEMDKDSNCDLELRGTSE; translated from the exons TACACCATGGGATTCTACACACAgaaccttttttcttctttcacctCAGCTTCATCATGGTTCGAGGTGTACGCTGCCTTCTCCACATTCACGATGCTCCTCAGAACAGCATTCATTCAACTCATTCCCCAGCAATTCCGATCCTTCATTGTCTCAAAGCTAGAGTCCTTCTTCTCCAAATACCAAGCAAATAGCGAAATCCgtctaaaaattaacaaattttgggACAAAAATTCGGGAGACCGCAATGAACTTTTCGATGCTGCCCAGGAGTACCTCCCCACCAGGATTATTCACACCTACAAGTCGCTCAAAGTTGGCAAACTACAAGGCGAGAAGCACATTGAGCTCGCAGTGTATGGAAGTGAAGATGTGGTGGACGAATTTGAAGGCACCAAATTCACTTGGAAGCTGGATGAAGAAGGGTCCAAACAGGACTCTAATAATCACAACAAGAAGTATAGCTTTGAATTAACCTTCAATGAGAAGCATAGAGAGAAAGCATTGGATCTGTATATTCCACATGTGATTAAAACATATGAGGTCATGAAAGCTGAGAGGAGGATTGTAAGGATCTATTCTTGGTTAGATGATGATTGGAACGATAGCGAGTTATCACATCCTGCCACATTCGACTCACTGGCCTTGAGTCCCGAGTTGAAGAAAGATATCATTGATGATTTGGAACGGTTCCTGAGGAGGAAGGAGCATTACAAGAAAGTGGGGAAGCCTTGGAAACGTGGCTACTTGTTGTATGGACCTCCTGGAACTGGAAAATCAAGCCTTATTGCGGCGATGGCGAACTACTTGAAATTCGATGTGTATGATTTGGAGCTTACTTCTGTTTATTCTAACTCGGACCTCATGCAATCCATGAAGGAAGCATCTAACCGTTCCATCGTTGTGATTGAAGATATTGACTGCAATGAAGAGCTGCACGCTAGATCAATTGGTCTTTCAGATGATCAAGATTCAGACGCTGACAATGAGGCTGCCAAG GTTAAGACAAGTAGGTTTAGTCTGTCGGGTCTGCTTAACTACATGGATGGTTTGTGGTCAAGCGGAGGAGAGGAGCGGATTATAATATTCACAACCAAccacaaagaaaaaatagaccCTGCTTTGTTGCGCCCGGGTCGTATGGACATGTACATTCACTTGTCCTACCTAAAAGGCAAGGCATTTCGAGTCTTGGCTTCCAATTATTTGGATATTGAAGGAGATCATCCACTCTTTGAAGAAATTGATGAGCTATTGGAGAAATTACAAGTCACCCCTGCAGTAGTAGCAGAGCAACTGATGAGAAATGAGGATCCTGATGATGCTTTGGAAGCCCTTGTTACATTTCTCAAAGAAATGGACAAGGATAGTAATTGTGACTTAGAGCTAAGAGGGACTAGTGAGTAG